Proteins found in one Rhodovulum sp. MB263 genomic segment:
- a CDS encoding ABC-F family ATP-binding cassette domain-containing protein, producing the protein MLRIDDLRYSIEGRPLFEGASAVIPDGHKVGLIGRNGAGKTTLFRLIRGELTLDSGAISFPQQARIGGVAQEVPSSSTSLLDTVLEADTERASLMAEAVTATDPHRIAEIQTRLADIDAWSAEARAASILKGLGFSEAQQHMPCSDFSGGWRMRVALAGVLFARPDLLLLDEPTNYLDLEGALWLENYLARYPHTVLLISHDRGLLNRAVGHILHLENRKLTLYAGGYDAFARARAEQRAVQAAEAKKQDLRRAHLQSFVDRFRYKASKAKQAQARIKMLERMPPIAAPEEMARVAFSFPQPEELSPPIVAMEGVSVGYDGKAVLQRLSLRIDQDDRIALLGRNGEGKSTFSKLLAGKLDKLSGRVTTANKLKIGYFAQHQVDELHLDETPLEHIRRERPDEAPARLRARLAGFGLGADQAETEVARLSGGQKARLSLLLATLDAPHLLILDEPTNHLDIESREALSEALNDYSGAVILVSHDMHLLSMVADRLWLVEGGRVAPFEDDLDAYRKMLLGTDTPERAQTARAAAPRRATRDEILTLRTEVRKCEARVAKLDEMRRKLQEKLADPEMYDPARADERLLWQRKFAEAEEAMDRAEALWMDALESLEKAET; encoded by the coding sequence ATGCTGCGCATTGACGATCTTCGCTATTCCATCGAGGGGCGCCCTTTGTTCGAGGGAGCCTCCGCCGTCATTCCCGATGGCCACAAGGTGGGTCTCATCGGCCGGAACGGGGCCGGAAAGACCACGCTGTTCCGGCTGATCCGGGGCGAGCTCACGCTCGATTCGGGCGCGATCTCCTTTCCGCAGCAGGCCCGGATCGGCGGCGTCGCGCAGGAGGTGCCCTCGTCCTCGACCTCGCTACTGGACACGGTGCTGGAAGCCGATACCGAGCGCGCCAGCCTCATGGCCGAGGCCGTGACCGCGACCGACCCCCACCGCATCGCCGAGATCCAGACCCGGCTGGCCGATATCGACGCCTGGTCGGCCGAGGCGCGGGCGGCCTCGATCCTGAAGGGGCTGGGCTTCTCCGAGGCCCAGCAGCACATGCCCTGTTCGGATTTCTCGGGCGGCTGGCGGATGCGGGTGGCGCTGGCGGGCGTGCTCTTCGCCCGCCCCGATCTGCTGCTTCTGGACGAGCCGACCAACTATCTCGATCTCGAGGGCGCGCTCTGGCTGGAAAACTACCTGGCGCGCTATCCCCATACGGTCCTCCTGATCTCTCATGACCGCGGGCTTCTGAACCGTGCGGTCGGCCATATCCTGCATCTCGAGAATCGCAAGCTCACGCTTTACGCGGGCGGCTATGACGCCTTCGCCCGGGCCCGTGCCGAACAGCGCGCGGTGCAGGCCGCCGAGGCCAAGAAGCAGGACCTGCGCCGGGCGCATCTGCAAAGCTTCGTCGACCGCTTCCGCTACAAGGCCTCGAAAGCCAAGCAGGCCCAGGCCCGGATCAAGATGCTGGAGAGGATGCCCCCCATCGCCGCGCCCGAGGAGATGGCGCGCGTCGCCTTCAGCTTCCCCCAGCCCGAGGAGCTGTCGCCGCCGATCGTGGCGATGGAGGGTGTCTCGGTGGGCTATGACGGCAAGGCGGTGCTGCAGCGCCTGTCGCTGAGGATCGACCAGGACGACCGGATCGCGCTTCTGGGGCGGAACGGCGAGGGCAAGTCGACCTTCTCGAAACTGCTGGCGGGCAAGCTCGACAAGCTGTCGGGCCGGGTGACCACGGCCAACAAGCTGAAAATCGGCTATTTCGCCCAGCACCAGGTCGACGAGCTGCATCTGGACGAGACCCCGCTCGAGCATATCCGCCGCGAACGGCCCGACGAGGCCCCCGCAAGGCTGCGCGCGCGGCTCGCGGGGTTCGGGCTTGGCGCCGATCAGGCCGAGACCGAGGTCGCGCGGCTGTCGGGCGGGCAGAAGGCGCGGCTGTCGCTCCTGCTGGCCACGCTCGACGCCCCGCATCTGCTGATCCTCGACGAACCCACCAACCATCTCGACATCGAAAGCCGCGAGGCGCTGTCCGAGGCGCTGAACGACTATTCGGGCGCGGTGATCCTGGTCAGCCACGACATGCACCTGTTGTCGATGGTGGCCGACCGGCTCTGGCTGGTCGAGGGCGGGCGCGTCGCGCCCTTCGAGGACGATCTCGACGCCTATCGCAAGATGCTGCTGGGCACCGACACGCCCGAACGGGCCCAGACCGCCAGGGCCGCCGCGCCCAGGCGCGCCACGCGCGACGAGATCCTGACGCTTCGCACCGAGGTCCGCAAATGCGAGGCCCGGGTTGCGAAACTCGACGAGATGCGCCGGAAGCTGCAGGAAAAGCTGGCCGATCCGGAGATGTACGACCCCGCCCGCGCCGATGAGCGCCTGCTCTGGCAGAGGAAGTTCGCCGAGGCCGAAGAGGCGATGGACCGGGCCGAGGCGCTTTGGATGGATGCGCTTGAAAGCCTTGAGAAAGCAGAGACTTGA
- a CDS encoding MarC family protein, which yields MEFGFYISALVTLFVIIDPIGLAPVFVALTQGMSARQRRVVGLRAAAISVAVLTLFGIFGEQVLVFAGISMPAFRIAGGILLFLTALEMLFERRSKKREDRAHEELPDPSVFPLATPLMAGPGAIATMVLLTGQVDRAPLDMLLVHLAMIGVIGICLGLFMTASLLERALGHTGIVVVSRLLGMLLAALSIQFILDGLRDFGLAPV from the coding sequence ATGGAGTTCGGGTTTTACATCAGCGCCCTGGTCACCCTTTTCGTGATCATCGACCCGATCGGGCTGGCGCCGGTCTTCGTCGCCCTGACCCAGGGCATGTCCGCCCGGCAGCGCCGCGTCGTCGGCCTGCGCGCGGCCGCCATCTCGGTGGCGGTGCTGACACTGTTCGGGATCTTCGGCGAACAGGTCCTGGTCTTTGCCGGGATCTCGATGCCCGCCTTCCGGATCGCGGGCGGCATCCTGCTGTTCCTGACCGCGCTTGAAATGCTGTTCGAGCGGCGCAGCAAGAAGCGCGAGGATCGCGCCCATGAAGAGCTGCCCGATCCGTCGGTCTTTCCGCTGGCGACGCCGCTGATGGCGGGGCCGGGTGCGATCGCGACGATGGTGCTCCTGACCGGGCAGGTCGACCGGGCGCCGCTCGACATGCTGCTTGTGCATCTGGCGATGATCGGCGTGATCGGCATCTGTCTCGGGCTGTTCATGACGGCCAGCCTGCTGGAACGCGCGCTGGGCCATACCGGCATCGTCGTCGTCTCGCGGCTGCTGGGCATGCTGCTGGCCGCGCTTTCGATCCAGTTCATCCTCGACGGGCTGAGGGATTTCGGTCTTGCCCCGGTCTGA
- a CDS encoding TIGR02281 family clan AA aspartic protease codes for MTGDDFGRLIYLVLLGSVIAGYFLLSNRQRLGQVAQQAAIWGLIFIGAIAGFGLWSDIRHQVAPSQTVFGEERRVEVPRAPDGHYYMTVEVNGTPLHFVVDTGATDVVLTRKDATRVGIDPDGLQYFGEAHTANGTVRTAPVRLDTVAIGPIVDRNLRAFVNAGQMRDSLLGMAYLNRFERIEFIRDRMILTR; via the coding sequence ATGACGGGCGACGATTTCGGACGGCTGATCTATCTGGTTCTGCTGGGCTCGGTGATTGCGGGGTATTTCCTGCTGTCGAACCGGCAGCGGCTGGGTCAGGTCGCGCAGCAGGCCGCGATCTGGGGGCTGATCTTCATCGGCGCGATTGCCGGCTTCGGGCTCTGGTCGGACATCCGCCATCAGGTCGCGCCGAGCCAGACCGTATTCGGCGAGGAGCGGCGTGTCGAGGTGCCGCGCGCGCCCGACGGGCATTACTACATGACGGTCGAGGTCAATGGCACGCCGCTTCATTTCGTCGTCGATACCGGGGCGACCGATGTGGTGCTGACCCGCAAGGACGCCACCCGGGTGGGGATCGATCCCGACGGGCTGCAATATTTCGGCGAGGCCCATACCGCGAATGGCACCGTCCGGACCGCGCCGGTCCGGCTGGATACCGTCGCGATCGGCCCGATCGTCGACCGCAACCTGCGCGCCTTCGTCAATGCCGGCCAGATGCGCGACTCGCTTCTGGGCATGGCCTATCTGAATCGCTTCGAACGGATCGAATTCATCCGCGACCGGATGATTCTGACGCGCTGA
- a CDS encoding PaaI family thioesterase, whose protein sequence is MTDAPKAPDSTSTDSTAMMADDRIAEIAAAQPPFARLLGLKIVSAAPGRVVADLVVTEALTNRNGTLHGGAIMAVADNLGGTATFLNIDLEAGEGTSTIESKTNFFRTVALGDTARCETVPLHRGRSTMVWQTTITRGDGTLAANVIQTQMVLRPRAR, encoded by the coding sequence ATGACAGACGCCCCCAAGGCCCCCGACAGCACCTCCACCGACAGCACCGCCATGATGGCCGATGACCGGATCGCAGAGATCGCCGCGGCCCAGCCGCCCTTCGCCCGGCTGCTGGGACTGAAGATCGTCTCGGCCGCTCCCGGGCGGGTGGTGGCCGATCTGGTGGTGACCGAGGCCCTGACCAACAGGAACGGCACGCTGCATGGCGGCGCGATCATGGCGGTGGCCGACAATCTGGGCGGCACCGCAACCTTCCTGAACATCGATCTCGAGGCGGGCGAAGGCACCTCGACCATCGAGAGCAAGACCAATTTCTTCCGCACCGTGGCGCTCGGAGATACCGCGCGCTGCGAGACCGTGCCGCTGCATCGCGGCCGCAGCACCATGGTCTGGCAGACGACCATCACCCGCGGCGACGGCACGCTGGCGGCCAATGTGATCCAGACCCAGATGGTGCTGCGCCCGCGCGCCCGGTAG
- a CDS encoding DNA polymerase III subunit chi: MGQALFYHLTRHPLEDTLPMLLGKALERDMRVAVRGSDRDRLARLDERLWMGEGFLPHGLAGTGFDADQPVLLTDGPDMPNGARCLMAVDGAEVSPEETRALERVCILFDGNDPTAVERAREQWRALTGAGLAAQYWSEESGRWQKKAESGG, translated from the coding sequence ATGGGACAGGCGCTCTTCTATCATCTGACCCGGCATCCGCTGGAGGACACGCTGCCGATGCTGCTCGGAAAGGCGCTGGAGCGTGACATGCGCGTCGCGGTGCGCGGATCCGACCGCGACCGGCTGGCCCGGCTCGACGAGCGGCTCTGGATGGGCGAGGGCTTCCTGCCGCACGGGCTTGCGGGAACCGGCTTCGATGCCGATCAGCCGGTGCTGCTGACGGACGGGCCCGACATGCCGAACGGGGCGCGCTGCCTGATGGCGGTCGATGGCGCCGAGGTGAGCCCCGAGGAGACCCGCGCGCTCGAGAGGGTCTGCATCCTGTTCGACGGCAACGATCCGACAGCGGTCGAGCGGGCGCGGGAGCAATGGCGCGCGCTGACCGGCGCGGGGCTGGCCGCGCAATACTGGTCCGAGGAAAGCGGCCGCTGGCAGAAGAAGGCCGAAAGCGGCGGCTGA
- a CDS encoding VOC family protein: protein MIIPAIRYRDPEAALLFLVGVLGLDEHVVRRDGEGGFLHAELRLGEGLVSIRGPAGQGRLGPPPAGPEGRAAPDSLTIYAVVPDPARLHARVREAGARIVAPLSGDGPGGSAFSVADPEGHVWTFGSYNPLSQD from the coding sequence ATGATCATTCCTGCGATCCGTTACCGCGACCCCGAGGCGGCACTGCTGTTTCTGGTGGGGGTGTTGGGGCTCGACGAGCATGTCGTGCGCCGCGATGGCGAAGGCGGCTTTCTCCATGCCGAATTGCGGCTGGGCGAGGGGCTGGTCTCGATCCGCGGCCCGGCCGGGCAGGGGCGGCTTGGTCCGCCTCCGGCCGGTCCCGAAGGCAGGGCCGCGCCGGACAGCCTGACGATCTATGCCGTGGTGCCCGATCCGGCCCGTCTGCATGCGCGTGTGCGCGAGGCCGGGGCCCGGATCGTTGCGCCGCTCTCGGGGGACGGCCCGGGCGGCAGTGCATTCTCGGTCGCCGATCCCGAGGGCCATGTCTGGACCTTCGGCAGCTACAATCCGCTTTCGCAGGACTGA
- a CDS encoding leucyl aminopeptidase encodes MSTPVAIAFAETDLEAVAGSAGRIAVLVGAEGKLDPGARRVNRLSRGALARFVESEAFAQMKPAEIVTLAWPSGLAAEAVDVVRLDRKASQAEARRAGAELARRQGKADVTLLAGNHPRAADIAFGFALRAYSFDAHRSEDPVIPGAVKVMVARPEETASAAGPMAALAEGVFFTRDLVNEPANVLTTDDFAGRLAAMQELGLDVEILEEDELKALGMRALLAVGQGSESPSKVVVMRWNGGAPDQAPLALVGKGVVFDTGGISIKPGQGMEEMTMDMGGAAVVAGVMRTLALRKARANVVGVVGLVENMPDGRAQRPGDIVRSMKGDTIEVINTDAEGRLVLADVLWYAQDRFKPAGVIDLATLTGAIIVALGNANAGVFSNDDAFCADFLKAAATEGEGAWRMPLGASYDKLIKSRLADIRNSAGRPAGSITAAQFLQRFIAEDTPWIHLDIAGVALTQEETPLAPKGATGWGVLALDRLVAERFEN; translated from the coding sequence ATGAGCACCCCCGTCGCCATTGCCTTTGCCGAAACCGATCTCGAAGCGGTCGCGGGCTCCGCTGGCCGCATCGCGGTCCTCGTCGGTGCCGAGGGCAAGCTCGATCCGGGGGCGCGGCGGGTCAACCGCCTGAGCCGCGGCGCGCTGGCGCGCTTCGTCGAGAGCGAGGCCTTCGCGCAGATGAAACCGGCCGAGATCGTGACGCTGGCCTGGCCCTCCGGGCTTGCGGCCGAAGCGGTCGACGTGGTGCGGCTCGACCGCAAGGCCAGCCAGGCCGAGGCCCGGCGGGCAGGGGCCGAACTGGCCAGGCGGCAGGGCAAGGCCGATGTGACTCTGCTGGCGGGCAACCATCCGCGCGCCGCCGACATCGCCTTCGGCTTTGCGCTGCGCGCCTACAGCTTCGATGCGCATCGGAGCGAGGACCCGGTCATCCCCGGGGCGGTGAAGGTGATGGTCGCCAGGCCCGAAGAGACCGCAAGCGCGGCCGGGCCGATGGCGGCGCTGGCCGAGGGCGTGTTCTTCACCCGCGATCTGGTGAACGAGCCTGCCAATGTGCTGACCACCGACGATTTTGCCGGGCGGCTGGCGGCGATGCAGGAGCTTGGGCTCGATGTCGAGATCCTCGAGGAGGACGAGCTGAAGGCCCTGGGTATGCGCGCGCTGCTGGCGGTGGGGCAGGGGTCCGAAAGCCCGTCCAAGGTGGTGGTGATGCGCTGGAATGGCGGCGCGCCCGATCAGGCGCCGCTGGCGCTCGTCGGCAAGGGCGTGGTGTTCGACACCGGCGGCATCTCGATCAAGCCCGGTCAGGGCATGGAAGAGATGACCATGGACATGGGCGGCGCGGCGGTGGTCGCGGGCGTCATGCGCACGCTCGCGCTGCGCAAGGCCAGGGCCAATGTCGTCGGCGTGGTCGGGCTGGTCGAGAACATGCCCGACGGGCGCGCCCAGCGTCCGGGCGACATCGTGCGCTCGATGAAGGGCGACACGATCGAGGTGATCAATACCGATGCCGAGGGCCGGCTCGTGCTGGCCGATGTGCTCTGGTACGCCCAGGACCGGTTCAAGCCCGCGGGCGTGATCGATCTGGCCACCCTGACCGGGGCGATCATCGTCGCGCTCGGCAATGCCAATGCGGGCGTCTTTTCCAATGATGACGCCTTCTGCGCCGATTTCCTGAAGGCCGCCGCCACCGAGGGCGAGGGCGCCTGGCGGATGCCTCTGGGTGCGTCCTATGACAAGCTGATCAAGTCGCGCCTTGCCGATATCCGGAATTCGGCCGGCCGGCCCGCGGGCTCGATCACCGCGGCGCAGTTCCTGCAGCGCTTCATCGCCGAGGACACGCCCTGGATCCATCTCGACATCGCGGGCGTGGCCCTGACGCAGGAGGAGACCCCGCTGGCGCCGAAAGGCGCGACGGGCTGGGGCGTTCTGGCGCTCGACCGGCTGGTGGCCGAGCGCTTCGAGAATTGA
- the lptF gene encoding LPS export ABC transporter permease LptF, with product MPRFDRYLLAQLTVLFGFFALVLVSVYWVNRGVSLFDDIIGDGQSALVFLEFAALTLPNVIRLVLPVAAFAATVYVINRLTNESELVVMQALGCSPWRLARPVAIFGLLVAIPICILTHFLVPASRAQLDLRQAEISRDFTARFLSAGQFLHPAGGITVFIRDITRSGELKQIYLSDATTPGTRVTYTAKRAFLVQSEDGPKLVMVDGMAQWLRKEDRRLSTATFDDFAYDISGLIGSARIRRPSLDVMSTRDLLFPSPELIEAAGKSRAVFLYEGHARTAQGLLAVAGALIGYGALMIGGFSRFGLGRQIGLAITLLIAVNFLNNTAAGLAQRDASYWPVTYLPPLAGIGIGLGLIWLSAMRHRRRRERPA from the coding sequence GTGCCCAGATTCGACCGATACCTTCTGGCGCAGCTGACCGTCCTGTTCGGCTTTTTCGCACTCGTTCTGGTCTCGGTCTACTGGGTCAACCGGGGCGTGTCCCTGTTCGACGACATCATCGGCGACGGCCAGTCGGCGCTGGTCTTCCTGGAATTCGCGGCCCTCACCCTTCCCAACGTGATCCGTCTCGTGCTGCCGGTCGCGGCCTTCGCGGCCACCGTCTACGTGATCAACCGGCTGACCAATGAAAGCGAGCTGGTGGTGATGCAGGCGCTCGGCTGCAGCCCCTGGAGGCTGGCGCGGCCGGTCGCGATCTTCGGTCTGCTGGTCGCGATCCCGATCTGCATTCTGACCCATTTCCTGGTGCCCGCCAGCCGCGCCCAGCTCGATCTGAGGCAAGCCGAGATCTCGCGCGATTTCACCGCCCGCTTCCTGTCGGCCGGGCAGTTCCTGCACCCGGCCGGGGGCATTACCGTCTTCATCCGCGACATCACCCGCAGCGGCGAGCTGAAGCAGATCTATCTGTCGGACGCCACCACCCCCGGCACCCGCGTCACCTATACCGCGAAGCGCGCCTTCCTCGTGCAAAGCGAGGACGGCCCGAAACTGGTGATGGTCGACGGCATGGCCCAATGGCTGCGCAAGGAGGACCGGCGGTTGTCGACCGCGACATTCGACGATTTCGCCTATGATATCAGCGGCCTGATCGGCTCTGCCCGGATCCGCCGCCCGTCGCTCGACGTCATGTCGACGCGCGATCTGCTGTTTCCGAGCCCCGAGCTGATCGAGGCCGCGGGCAAATCCCGGGCGGTGTTCCTCTACGAGGGCCATGCCCGTACCGCGCAGGGGTTGCTGGCCGTGGCGGGCGCCCTGATCGGCTATGGGGCGCTCATGATCGGCGGCTTCTCGCGGTTCGGGCTCGGGCGACAGATCGGGCTTGCAATCACGCTGCTGATCGCGGTCAATTTCCTCAACAACACCGCCGCCGGCTTGGCCCAGCGCGACGCGAGTTACTGGCCCGTGACCTACCTGCCGCCGCTGGCCGGCATCGGGATCGGGCTCGGGCTGATCTGGCTGTCGGCGATGCGCCACCGCAGGCGGCGGGAGCGGCCGGCATGA
- the lptG gene encoding LPS export ABC transporter permease LptG, with translation MTLHFYIARKFTLYLLGILGIFGTIMVLISMVEELRNFDLGQIGVGGALHLALLKVPGDLYTILPMVTVMATVALFLALARSSELVVTRASGRSAMRILGAPVAVALVYGVVAVAIFNPIIAATSREYDSVSSAYKGREASLLSVSSEGLWLRQGSLAGQTVIRAARADAQATRFYDVTFLAFDAEGNPAWRIEAEEARLRPQGWDIRNAKRWSFGTGIDNPEARAVVSPQLVLPSDLTLERIRDSFARPAAVAIWDLPTFISGLERAGFSALPQRVWLQMELAMPAVMVAMVLLGAAFTMRHVRFGRTGTMVMMALGLGLGLFFLRNFAQVLGENGQIPVALAAWSPPLAGILLSLGLLLHLEDG, from the coding sequence ATGACGCTGCATTTCTACATCGCGCGCAAATTCACGCTGTACCTGCTTGGGATCCTGGGCATCTTCGGGACCATCATGGTCCTGATCAGCATGGTCGAGGAATTGCGGAATTTCGACCTCGGCCAGATCGGGGTCGGCGGCGCCCTGCATCTGGCCTTGCTGAAGGTGCCCGGCGATCTCTACACCATCCTGCCCATGGTCACGGTGATGGCGACGGTGGCGCTGTTTCTGGCACTGGCCCGCAGTTCCGAGCTTGTCGTGACCCGCGCCTCGGGCCGCTCGGCGATGCGCATTCTGGGCGCGCCGGTCGCGGTGGCGCTGGTCTACGGCGTGGTCGCGGTGGCGATCTTCAACCCGATCATCGCCGCCACCTCGCGCGAATATGACAGCGTGTCTTCGGCCTACAAGGGCCGCGAGGCCAGCCTGCTCTCGGTCAGTTCCGAAGGGCTCTGGCTGCGGCAGGGCTCGCTTGCCGGACAGACCGTGATCCGCGCCGCGCGGGCCGATGCCCAGGCCACGCGCTTCTACGACGTCACCTTCCTGGCCTTCGATGCAGAGGGCAATCCGGCCTGGCGGATCGAGGCCGAGGAAGCCCGGCTCCGCCCCCAGGGCTGGGACATCCGCAATGCCAAGCGCTGGAGCTTCGGGACCGGGATCGACAATCCCGAGGCCCGGGCGGTGGTCTCGCCGCAACTCGTGCTGCCCTCCGACCTGACCCTTGAACGCATCCGCGACAGCTTTGCCCGCCCGGCTGCGGTCGCGATCTGGGATCTGCCGACCTTCATCTCGGGGCTTGAGCGTGCCGGCTTCTCGGCGCTTCCGCAACGGGTCTGGTTGCAGATGGAACTGGCCATGCCCGCGGTGATGGTGGCGATGGTGCTGCTGGGCGCCGCCTTCACCATGCGCCATGTCCGCTTCGGCCGCACCGGTACGATGGTGATGATGGCCCTTGGCCTCGGTCTGGGGCTGTTCTTCCTGCGCAACTTCGCGCAGGTATTGGGAGAGAATGGCCAGATTCCCGTGGCCCTGGCGGCCTGGAGCCCGCCGCTTGCGGGAATTCTGCTGTCGCTCGGATTGCTGCTGCACCTGGAGGACGGTTGA
- a CDS encoding LPS-assembly protein LptD, translating to MRALLALALTTALTTASLSLPGRLCAEETARPPATLIADRIGVGDLRQLVADGNVEVLYGETRLSASRIVYDRDGETLAIDGPLTLTTGADTLFLADSAELSADMTEGILRSARLVLDQQLQIAAADIQRIAGRYNRLGETVASTCKICANGEMPLWQIRASRIIHDEQEGQIYFDNARLEVAGVPVFYLPRLRIPDPSRKRATGFLTPSTRFTDQLGTGIKIPYFIELGPSQDLTLTPYISSSRTRTLELRYRRAFTNGEIEINGAVSRDDILKDETRHYLFAEGSFELPRDFKLEFDIETVSDRAYLLDYGYSEQDRLESSVEISRARRDELIRAEIGYLETLRDSESNSTIPSIAGDVEYRRRVAPALLGGMATLSFSADALHRNSDDPNDGPDFDSYGDGMDMARLTIDADWRRDWILDNGMVLAALGGITLDHYEIGDDAVYGGSQTRLTPGAAVELRWPLVKAAADGSAQVLEPVIQLAWSHADDGEIPNEDSVLVEFDEGNLFSMSRFAGEDARETGLRLNAGLGWTRYAASGWALGLTVGRIWRAEDSDQFASGSGLDGSSSDWLTAVKLDFGSEVSMTNRAVFDDAFELTKNDLRIDWEKDAFDIGSSLLWIEANPSEDRLSDRSEWLVDAAYDFHRNWTGKANWRYDFVADEAAKAGIGLEYSNECISVDVSLSRRFTSSTNVNPSTDFDLTVSLAGFGSRGKSGGARRCMR from the coding sequence ATGCGGGCCCTTCTTGCCCTCGCCCTGACCACGGCCCTGACCACGGCAAGCCTGTCCTTGCCGGGGCGGCTTTGCGCCGAAGAGACCGCCCGCCCGCCCGCGACCCTGATCGCCGACCGGATCGGGGTGGGCGATCTGCGCCAGCTGGTGGCCGATGGAAATGTCGAGGTGCTTTACGGCGAGACCCGGCTTTCCGCGTCGCGCATCGTCTATGACCGCGACGGCGAGACCCTGGCCATCGACGGGCCGCTCACGCTGACCACCGGGGCCGACACGTTATTCCTGGCCGACAGCGCCGAACTGTCGGCCGATATGACAGAGGGTATCCTGCGCTCGGCCCGGCTGGTTCTCGATCAGCAATTGCAGATCGCAGCCGCCGACATCCAGCGCATCGCCGGACGCTACAACCGGCTCGGCGAGACCGTCGCCTCGACCTGCAAGATCTGCGCGAATGGCGAGATGCCGCTCTGGCAGATCCGGGCCAGCCGCATCATCCATGACGAACAGGAAGGCCAGATCTATTTCGACAATGCCCGGCTCGAGGTCGCGGGCGTGCCGGTCTTCTATCTGCCGCGGCTGCGCATCCCCGACCCCTCGCGCAAGCGCGCCACGGGCTTCCTGACGCCCTCGACCCGATTCACCGACCAGCTCGGGACCGGCATCAAGATCCCCTATTTCATCGAGCTGGGGCCCTCGCAGGACCTGACCCTGACGCCCTATATCTCTTCCAGCCGCACCAGAACGCTGGAACTGCGCTATCGCCGCGCCTTCACCAATGGCGAGATCGAGATCAACGGCGCGGTCTCGCGCGACGACATCCTCAAGGATGAGACCCGGCATTACCTCTTCGCCGAAGGCAGCTTCGAGCTGCCGCGCGACTTCAAGCTCGAGTTCGACATCGAGACGGTGTCGGACCGGGCCTATCTGCTCGATTACGGCTATTCCGAGCAGGACCGGCTGGAAAGCTCGGTCGAAATCAGCCGCGCCCGGCGCGACGAGCTGATCCGGGCCGAGATCGGCTATCTCGAGACGCTGCGCGACTCCGAAAGCAATTCCACCATTCCGTCGATCGCCGGCGATGTCGAATACCGCCGCCGCGTCGCCCCCGCCCTGCTCGGCGGCATGGCCACGCTCAGCTTCTCGGCCGACGCGCTGCACCGGAATTCGGACGATCCCAATGACGGGCCCGATTTCGACAGCTATGGCGACGGCATGGACATGGCGCGCCTGACCATCGACGCGGACTGGCGCCGCGACTGGATCCTCGACAATGGCATGGTGCTGGCCGCGCTTGGCGGGATCACGCTCGACCATTACGAGATCGGCGATGACGCGGTCTATGGCGGCAGCCAGACCCGGCTGACCCCCGGCGCCGCGGTCGAGCTGCGCTGGCCGCTGGTCAAGGCCGCCGCCGATGGCAGCGCCCAGGTGCTGGAGCCGGTGATCCAGCTGGCCTGGAGCCACGCGGATGATGGCGAGATCCCGAACGAGGACAGCGTCCTGGTCGAGTTCGACGAAGGCAACCTGTTCTCGATGTCGCGCTTTGCCGGGGAGGATGCGCGCGAGACCGGGCTGCGCCTCAATGCCGGGCTGGGCTGGACCCGCTATGCCGCCAGCGGCTGGGCGCTCGGGCTGACCGTCGGGCGGATCTGGCGGGCCGAGGACAGCGACCAGTTCGCCAGCGGCTCGGGGCTCGACGGCAGCAGCTCGGACTGGCTGACGGCGGTCAAGCTCGATTTCGGCAGCGAGGTCAGCATGACCAACCGCGCGGTCTTCGACGACGCCTTCGAGCTGACCAAGAACGATCTCAGGATCGATTGGGAAAAGGACGCCTTCGATATCGGCTCGAGCCTGCTCTGGATCGAGGCCAACCCGTCGGAAGATCGCCTCTCGGACCGCTCGGAATGGCTGGTCGATGCCGCCTACGACTTTCACCGGAACTGGACCGGCAAGGCCAACTGGCGCTACGATTTCGTCGCCGACGAGGCCGCCAAGGCCGGGATCGGGCTCGAATACAGCAATGAATGCATCAGCGTGGATGTTTCCCTCTCGCGCCGCTTCACCTCGTCCACTAATGTGAACCCGTCCACCGATTTCGACCTCACGGTCTCACTGGCCGGGTTCGGGTCGCGTGGCAAGAGCGGCGGCGCGCGGCGATGCATGCGCTGA